Within the Stenotrophomonas sp. 610A2 genome, the region TCGACGGTTACAGCTACGACTACCGTGGCAACCCGAACAAGCCGGTCTTCAACTACGGCGTCAGCCCGACCGATCCCACCGGTTGGACGCTGTCCACCATCCGTCTGCGCCAGAACTACGTCACCAATGATTTCGACAACGGCCAGCTGGAGTTCTCCTGGCTGATCGGTCCGTCCTTCACCCTGGAAGGTGGTATCCAGGCCAAGAATTTCAGCTTCGATTCAATGGAGCGCCGTCGCGTCGGCAACGAAACCACCGTGCCGAACTTCAGCAATGGCAGCAAGATCGTCCCGGTCAACATGACCGAGCTGGCCAGCCTCAACGGCATGTCCGGTTCGCCCGGCAAGTGGGTGGTACCGAACTTCAACGGCATCGCCAATGAGTTCGGTGTGCTCAGCGGCGAAGGCATCTATGCGTTGGCCGACTACGCCGCCAGCATCCGCAGCGTGCAGGAGCAGGACCGCGGTGGTTGGTTGATGGGCAAGTTCGGTTTCGACATCGGCTCGATTCCGTTCAGCGGCAACATCGGCGGGCGCTACGTCAAGACCAAGCAGACCTCGACCGGTATCGCCACGGCCAGCGGCACGCCGGTCAGCACCACGGTCAGCCGTGAGTACAACGACTTCCTGCCGTCCTTGAACGTGGTGGCGGAAATCACCCCCGACTTCCTGATCCGCTTCGGCGCCGCCAAGGTGATGTCGCGTCCGGGCCTGGGCAGCCTGACCCCGGGCGTCACCGTCAGCGTCAGCGGCAGTGCGCGCACCGTCAGCGGCGGCAACCCGACCCTGGACCCGATCCGCGCCAAGACCGCCGACCTCGGCTTTGAGTGGTACTTCTCCGAAGGTGCGATGGTGGGCGTCGGCCTGTTCTACAAGGACATCGAGAGCTTCATCCAGGCAACCCGCGAAAGCCGCGTGTATTCGACCAGCGGCCTGCCGGCGAGCCTGCTCGACAACCTCAACGCGACCGTCAATGACGAGTTCGTGTTCAGCACCCCGGTCAACACCCCCGGTGGTGACCTGACCGGCGTCGAGTTCAACTACACCCAGCCCTTCACCTTCCTGCCGGGCAAGTGGGCCAACTTCGGCACCCAGCTGAACTACACCTACGTTGACTCGAAGATCCAGTACGTGACCTCCACCGGCGTGATGGCACAGAAGGCCGACCTGACCGGCCTGTCGCGCAATTCCTGGAACGCCACCCTGTTCTACGAAGGGACCAACTGGTCGGGCCGCGTGTCGGCAACCAACCGCGATGATTACCTGATCCAGGTGCCGGGCACCGAAGTCGGCTTCGACAGCGCAGGCCTAGGCGTGCACGGCCAGAGCGGCACCACCTTCCTCGATGCGTCGATCCACTACCGCATCAGCGATCAGCTGGAAATCAGCCTGGAAGGCGCCAACCTGACCAACGAAGCACAGGAATCGTGGGTGTCCAACCCGTCGTTGTCGCTGCCGCTGGAATACAGCGAGACCGGTCGCCAGTTCACCCTGGGCCTGCGTTACAAGTTCTGATAGCCGCTGTTTGGCGGG harbors:
- a CDS encoding TonB-dependent receptor codes for the protein MKPSNSQKKTPVTLLALGISLALQAGVAMAQDASAPATGGTAATELDAVTVTGYRASVEKALDIKRGEAGIVDAIVAEDIGKFPDSNLAESLQRIPGVVITRDGGEGRNISVRGLGPDFTRVRINGLEALSTVGSSDGQGGTNRGRGFDFNVFAADLFTQLIARKTASADVEEGSLGATVDLRTARPFDYDGLTIVTNVQASYNDASESAMPRFAGLIANSWADGKFGALLSVAYSERETVEEGSGTVRWAGGTTNGGFNAASPFKDALKSDVYSPRFPRYTLTEHDQKRLGVTGALQFKPSDRTTFSLDALYSKIDAKRDEKYIEANGLSKSDALGKREIIVKNGEVRNGALVYAEMDNVDIRAENRHDEWTTEFYQLSLDGEHRLTDNFTITGKVGTSRSKHENPIQATIMMDKLNVDGYSYDYRGNPNKPVFNYGVSPTDPTGWTLSTIRLRQNYVTNDFDNGQLEFSWLIGPSFTLEGGIQAKNFSFDSMERRRVGNETTVPNFSNGSKIVPVNMTELASLNGMSGSPGKWVVPNFNGIANEFGVLSGEGIYALADYAASIRSVQEQDRGGWLMGKFGFDIGSIPFSGNIGGRYVKTKQTSTGIATASGTPVSTTVSREYNDFLPSLNVVAEITPDFLIRFGAAKVMSRPGLGSLTPGVTVSVSGSARTVSGGNPTLDPIRAKTADLGFEWYFSEGAMVGVGLFYKDIESFIQATRESRVYSTSGLPASLLDNLNATVNDEFVFSTPVNTPGGDLTGVEFNYTQPFTFLPGKWANFGTQLNYTYVDSKIQYVTSTGVMAQKADLTGLSRNSWNATLFYEGTNWSGRVSATNRDDYLIQVPGTEVGFDSAGLGVHGQSGTTFLDASIHYRISDQLEISLEGANLTNEAQESWVSNPSLSLPLEYSETGRQFTLGLRYKF